Proteins co-encoded in one Nonlabens agnitus genomic window:
- the argS gene encoding arginine--tRNA ligase, translated as MTLPEQLEKSTIEIVYSLFDVTLDKVDISLTRKDQQGDYTVMVFPMLRHIKGNPAVIGKQIGERLRAESDLVSDIEVIKGFLNLTLSYKAFLKDFNSILLNANYGTTPVNSDVPGMMVEYSSPNTNKPLHLGHIRNIVLGYSTALIIEATGKYVVKTQIINDRGIHICKSMLAWLKYGEGVTPESAGVKGDKLVGDFYVKFDQEYKKEVAALIRNGIPEEEAKKRAPSILEAQEMLRKWENGDDEVVRLWKMMNGWVYAGFDTTYRSLGVTFDSLYYESDTYLLGKDVIAHGLNTGVFYRKEDGSVWIDLTDDGLDEKIVLRSDGTAVYMTQDIGTAIQRVRDHDVDGMVYTVGNEQDYHFKVLFLIMKKLGYEWADNLYHLSYGMIELPSGKMKSREGTVVDADDMIQEMTDTAREIAQEQGKLEGLSNDEKEELYHMIGLGALKYFMLKIDPKKSMVFDPKESVDFQGNTGPFIQYAHARIQSILKKANFNDQALQAAINLPLIEKDLAVIKLIQQYPETVASAARNYSPALIANYLFDLVKEFNSFYQNVPKIVEEENADLKHFRLLLCYKTARIIKSGCALLGIQVPDQM; from the coding sequence ATGACACTGCCGGAACAACTGGAAAAAAGTACGATTGAAATTGTTTATTCGCTGTTTGATGTAACGCTGGATAAAGTAGATATATCGCTCACCCGTAAAGATCAACAAGGCGATTATACCGTCATGGTTTTCCCTATGTTGCGCCATATCAAAGGCAATCCAGCGGTGATAGGCAAGCAGATAGGTGAACGCCTGCGAGCGGAGAGTGATCTGGTTTCTGATATTGAAGTAATTAAGGGTTTCCTTAACCTGACGCTTTCTTATAAAGCATTCCTTAAAGATTTTAATTCCATTTTACTCAATGCTAATTATGGCACTACGCCTGTAAATAGTGATGTACCTGGAATGATGGTAGAGTATAGCTCGCCTAACACCAATAAACCATTACACCTAGGACACATTAGAAATATTGTGCTGGGGTATTCTACTGCATTGATCATAGAAGCTACCGGTAAGTACGTAGTCAAAACGCAGATCATCAATGATCGAGGCATCCACATTTGTAAGTCCATGCTGGCATGGCTCAAGTATGGTGAAGGAGTGACTCCAGAATCTGCCGGTGTCAAAGGCGATAAGCTGGTAGGTGACTTTTACGTAAAATTTGATCAGGAATACAAGAAGGAAGTTGCTGCCTTGATACGCAACGGTATTCCAGAAGAAGAGGCTAAAAAACGAGCGCCGTCCATTCTTGAAGCGCAGGAAATGTTGCGTAAATGGGAAAATGGCGATGATGAGGTAGTGCGATTATGGAAAATGATGAACGGCTGGGTATATGCTGGTTTTGATACGACCTATCGCAGTCTAGGCGTCACTTTTGATAGTTTGTATTATGAAAGTGACACCTATCTATTAGGAAAGGATGTGATTGCCCACGGACTTAACACCGGTGTATTTTATAGAAAGGAAGATGGATCTGTATGGATCGATCTGACTGACGATGGTCTGGATGAAAAAATTGTATTGCGCAGCGATGGTACTGCCGTCTATATGACGCAAGATATAGGTACCGCGATCCAGCGTGTACGTGATCATGATGTGGATGGAATGGTCTACACCGTGGGTAATGAGCAGGATTACCACTTCAAAGTGTTGTTCCTGATCATGAAAAAACTGGGCTATGAATGGGCAGATAACCTGTACCACTTAAGTTACGGAATGATTGAATTGCCGTCTGGTAAAATGAAATCCCGTGAAGGTACCGTCGTCGATGCTGATGATATGATTCAAGAGATGACTGATACCGCTCGCGAAATCGCCCAAGAGCAAGGCAAGTTGGAAGGTCTGTCCAATGACGAGAAAGAAGAGTTATACCATATGATAGGTTTGGGCGCCTTGAAATATTTCATGCTCAAGATTGATCCTAAAAAGAGCATGGTGTTTGACCCTAAGGAATCTGTAGATTTTCAGGGTAATACAGGTCCTTTTATCCAATATGCACATGCTAGGATTCAGTCGATTCTTAAGAAGGCCAACTTTAATGATCAAGCCCTACAGGCCGCTATAAATTTACCGCTCATTGAGAAAGATCTTGCCGTCATTAAGTTGATCCAGCAATATCCAGAAACAGTAGCTTCAGCAGCTCGCAATTATAGTCCGGCATTGATAGCCAACTATTTATTTGATTTGGTGAAGGAGTTCAATAGTTTTTATCAAAACGTGCCTAAGATTGTTGAGGAAGAAAATGCCGACCTCAAACACTTTAGACTTTTGTTGTGCTACAAAACAGCTCGCATTATTAAGAGCGGTTGCGCCCTTCTAGGCATCCAGGTGCCAGATCAGATGTAA
- a CDS encoding M1 family aminopeptidase, with the protein MFTTIYTHEIKTWFKKPLFYIYAGALFILAMLLSAIAVGVFDSDNVTVTSSIELNSAVGIYSMLGFFALLTYLLIPSIMGGTIQRDFDNNMHNVLYSYPLTKFTYLVAKFSAGMTITLLVIFASVLGTTLGFYLPGANEALVGPFEIMNYLQPFLLYIIPNVFFYGIIVFSITAFLRNINIGFMFVLVMIILQLTASSSLQSMDDTYWVELLEPTGDAATYIKIRYWSPEEQSNQLIPVEGTLLYNRLLWLGISLIIFFAVLFGFNFSQNPTNLRLKPKKAQRAIKRNFGTIQSIKMPKVTADFTFIGQLKTAWVLAKSDLKYIVTGWPFIIIVVIAFAFSLVTMLVSGEIYGTGILPKTWLMLSIVTGLFTIFIYLLIFLYGGLIMDRANSSHLKQMIDATPTQNWTILISKFIALFLMTLTLLLIVMISGMIIQGYNGFFDFEIPLYLFDLYVINSWNFIPWILLTLLVHTLIKNKWLGLLTLLVFAVGVPLLMSAIGVEQGQFIFNQGGSSPSPSDMNGYGVGLPSFYTYRIYWIALGIALFTLAVLFYRRGMGSSMKERFAFAKARTTTTTTATIAVSLIVFLGIGGYLWYLNNVLDEQMTGKEREELQVNFEKELGKFAGVPQPITVAINTYMDIYPETRDFKAGATYTMVNQTQYPIDTLHVNYPDRPTTIEMDRKSEIVYDNEDYDYRMYQFESPLMPGDTLQFSFTTENEPNTLLKNNSPVLDNGTFINNGIFPAIGYNEQFEIRNTQVREKYNLPPKDRLPAPEAPGARDRNYLGPNAHWIDFEATVSTSPDQIAIAPGYLIKEWEEDGRRYFHYKMDSKMLNFYAFLSGRYAVLKDNHKGVALEIYYHPQHDYNIDRMMKGLKKGLDYYNDNYTPYQHRQARIIEFPRTGGGFAQAFPNTIPFSEAIGFIADVDDESNDNVDYPFSITAHELAHQWWAHQVIGANAKGATLLSESMSEYSSLKVLEKTNGKYQMRNFLKDAMDGYLLGRTTESIGENPLMYNENQQYIHYQKGSLILYAISDYIGEKNFNNVAKRFAEKYQFKGAPYPTATEFVDDIRAATPDSLQYLIKDMFETITLYDNQINDGSYKQLHDGTYEVDINAQVIKARSNAKGKLRYKNEMNDSITFTPEGKKKALESLPLADYIEVGVFGENDEENDQPKVLYLQKLKITDINNDFKIKVDEKPVEVGIDPFNKLIDRNTQDNRRNISEKKE; encoded by the coding sequence ATGTTTACAACTATTTATACACACGAGATAAAAACCTGGTTCAAAAAACCATTGTTTTACATCTACGCAGGTGCCCTATTTATACTCGCCATGTTGCTGTCTGCTATCGCTGTAGGCGTATTTGATAGCGATAATGTAACGGTAACCTCATCCATCGAACTCAACAGTGCGGTGGGAATTTATAGCATGCTTGGTTTTTTTGCGTTGCTCACCTACCTATTGATTCCTTCGATCATGGGTGGCACCATACAGCGTGATTTTGACAATAACATGCATAATGTCCTGTATTCATATCCGCTAACTAAGTTTACCTATCTGGTCGCAAAATTCAGCGCTGGAATGACGATCACTTTGTTAGTCATCTTCGCCAGCGTTTTAGGTACCACGTTAGGTTTCTATCTGCCAGGTGCTAATGAAGCATTGGTAGGTCCTTTTGAGATCATGAATTATTTGCAACCATTCCTGTTGTACATCATTCCTAATGTATTTTTCTACGGGATTATTGTATTTTCCATTACAGCCTTCTTACGCAACATCAACATAGGCTTCATGTTTGTGTTGGTAATGATTATTCTGCAGCTAACGGCAAGTTCGAGTCTACAATCCATGGATGATACCTACTGGGTAGAATTGCTGGAACCTACTGGTGATGCCGCTACCTACATCAAAATAAGATACTGGTCTCCAGAAGAGCAGAGCAATCAACTCATCCCAGTAGAGGGCACTTTGTTGTATAATCGTTTGTTATGGTTGGGTATCTCACTCATCATTTTCTTTGCGGTTCTATTTGGTTTTAATTTTTCGCAAAATCCAACCAATCTAAGGCTAAAGCCTAAAAAAGCCCAACGCGCCATCAAGCGCAATTTTGGCACCATTCAGTCCATTAAAATGCCTAAAGTCACTGCAGACTTTACCTTTATAGGACAGCTCAAAACAGCTTGGGTTCTGGCAAAATCAGACTTGAAATATATCGTGACCGGTTGGCCCTTTATCATTATTGTCGTCATCGCGTTTGCATTTTCTCTGGTGACCATGCTCGTGTCTGGAGAGATTTATGGCACAGGTATCTTGCCTAAAACCTGGTTAATGCTCAGTATTGTCACGGGACTCTTCACCATATTCATCTACTTGTTGATTTTTCTTTATGGTGGTTTGATTATGGATAGAGCCAACTCGTCACATCTTAAGCAAATGATTGATGCGACACCTACACAAAACTGGACCATCCTGATATCCAAGTTTATCGCGTTATTCCTCATGACATTGACCTTATTGCTAATAGTCATGATAAGCGGTATGATCATCCAAGGTTACAACGGCTTCTTTGATTTTGAGATACCGCTATACCTTTTTGACTTATACGTAATCAATTCCTGGAATTTCATCCCATGGATCCTACTTACCCTATTGGTTCACACATTGATCAAAAACAAATGGCTAGGATTATTGACCTTATTAGTTTTTGCGGTAGGCGTACCATTATTGATGAGTGCGATAGGCGTTGAGCAAGGTCAATTCATCTTTAATCAAGGTGGCAGTTCTCCATCGCCTAGCGACATGAACGGTTATGGCGTTGGACTACCTAGTTTCTACACGTATCGCATCTATTGGATTGCTTTGGGAATAGCCTTATTTACACTGGCCGTCTTGTTTTACCGTCGTGGCATGGGAAGCAGTATGAAGGAGAGATTCGCTTTCGCGAAAGCGAGAACCACAACAACCACTACTGCAACCATCGCAGTTTCATTAATCGTATTTCTAGGTATAGGTGGCTATTTGTGGTACCTCAACAATGTCCTAGATGAGCAAATGACAGGCAAGGAACGTGAAGAGCTACAGGTCAACTTTGAAAAAGAGTTGGGCAAGTTTGCTGGCGTGCCGCAACCTATTACGGTCGCCATCAACACTTATATGGATATCTATCCAGAAACCAGAGATTTCAAGGCTGGCGCTACGTATACCATGGTCAATCAGACGCAGTATCCCATTGATACCCTGCACGTGAATTATCCTGATCGTCCCACAACAATTGAAATGGATCGCAAGAGCGAAATTGTTTATGACAACGAGGATTATGATTATCGCATGTATCAATTTGAATCGCCACTCATGCCAGGTGATACACTTCAATTTTCATTTACCACAGAAAATGAACCCAATACCTTACTCAAGAACAATTCACCGGTTTTGGATAATGGTACATTCATCAATAACGGGATTTTTCCCGCGATAGGTTACAACGAGCAATTTGAAATACGCAATACTCAAGTACGTGAAAAGTACAATCTACCGCCTAAAGATCGTCTACCAGCTCCAGAAGCTCCTGGCGCTAGAGATCGTAACTATTTAGGTCCCAACGCTCATTGGATTGATTTTGAGGCGACCGTAAGCACATCACCTGACCAGATCGCAATAGCTCCTGGTTATTTGATCAAGGAATGGGAAGAAGATGGCCGCAGATACTTCCACTATAAGATGGATTCCAAAATGCTCAATTTCTATGCATTCTTGAGTGGTCGCTATGCAGTGCTCAAGGACAACCATAAAGGTGTAGCGCTTGAGATTTATTATCATCCACAGCATGACTACAACATCGACAGGATGATGAAAGGTCTCAAGAAAGGACTGGATTATTATAATGATAATTATACGCCTTACCAGCATAGACAAGCTCGCATTATCGAGTTCCCTAGAACTGGTGGTGGTTTTGCACAGGCGTTTCCCAATACGATCCCATTTAGCGAAGCGATAGGATTTATTGCAGATGTAGATGATGAGTCCAATGACAATGTGGATTATCCATTTAGCATCACGGCCCATGAGCTTGCACACCAGTGGTGGGCGCATCAAGTGATAGGAGCTAATGCAAAAGGTGCTACACTCCTATCAGAAAGTATGTCAGAATATAGTTCGCTCAAGGTTCTTGAAAAGACCAATGGAAAATACCAAATGCGTAATTTCTTAAAAGATGCCATGGACGGCTATCTACTAGGAAGAACAACAGAAAGCATAGGTGAGAATCCTTTGATGTACAACGAGAACCAGCAATACATTCACTATCAAAAGGGATCGCTTATTCTTTACGCAATTAGTGATTACATAGGTGAGAAGAACTTTAATAACGTGGCAAAGCGTTTTGCAGAAAAGTACCAATTCAAAGGAGCTCCTTATCCTACCGCTACAGAATTTGTCGATGATATAAGAGCAGCGACACCAGACAGCCTGCAATATTTGATTAAGGACATGTTTGAAACCATTACGCTCTATGACAATCAGATAAATGATGGTAGCTACAAGCAACTTCACGATGGCACCTATGAGGTCGACATCAATGCACAAGTGATAAAAGCGAGAAGTAATGCCAAAGGAAAACTACGTTACAAAAACGAGATGAACGACAGCATCACATTCACTCCAGAAGGCAAGAAAAAAGCTCTGGAATCTCTACCGCTGGCAGATTACATAGAGGTTGGCGTCTTTGGCGAGAATGACGAGGAAAACGATCAGCCTAAAGTGCTGTACCTTCAAAA
- a CDS encoding GNAT family N-acetyltransferase, with translation MQITLYTPQFKDQWDQCVRESHSGCFLHERDFMEYHAHRFEDHSLMFFDNDTLVACFPAHIIDNNLKSHRGLTYGGFFASAKANLFSDFLQELIDYSKNQGFDRLDLKLPPQYYNPNFNAEWSVLKNNSFETSQESVDLVVDLTQEWQPSPKKTIGYRNGKFEKLKLIKDVHLKDFWSDLLEPQLMARHQARPVHSIEEIELLQKLFPDQILQYGVEVDDMLVAGITLFDFGNILKVQYAAANKQGFEHNAMDFLYLEIIKEAKEQKKEFVDLGTVNHPDGSVNEGLKRFKQQLGATTTSVFELTLSL, from the coding sequence TTGCAAATCACCCTTTACACACCACAATTTAAAGACCAATGGGATCAATGCGTCCGCGAGTCTCATAGTGGTTGTTTCTTGCATGAGCGTGATTTTATGGAATATCACGCACATCGATTTGAAGATCATAGCCTAATGTTTTTTGATAACGATACACTTGTTGCTTGCTTTCCCGCGCACATCATTGACAACAATTTGAAAAGCCATCGCGGCTTGACTTATGGTGGATTCTTCGCTTCTGCGAAAGCGAATTTATTTTCAGATTTCTTGCAAGAGTTGATCGATTACTCCAAAAACCAAGGTTTTGACAGATTAGACCTAAAATTGCCACCACAGTATTATAATCCAAATTTTAATGCGGAATGGTCCGTTCTCAAAAACAACAGTTTTGAAACGAGCCAGGAATCTGTAGATCTAGTAGTGGATTTGACCCAAGAATGGCAACCTAGTCCCAAAAAAACAATTGGTTATCGCAACGGAAAGTTTGAAAAGTTGAAGTTGATTAAGGACGTTCATCTTAAAGATTTCTGGAGTGATTTGTTAGAACCTCAATTAATGGCCAGACATCAAGCGAGACCGGTCCACAGCATTGAGGAAATTGAATTGTTGCAAAAGTTGTTTCCTGATCAAATTCTACAATATGGTGTTGAGGTTGATGATATGTTAGTCGCTGGTATCACTTTGTTTGATTTTGGAAACATTCTTAAGGTTCAATATGCCGCCGCAAATAAGCAAGGCTTTGAGCACAATGCGATGGACTTTTTATACCTAGAAATCATAAAGGAAGCTAAAGAGCAGAAGAAAGAATTCGTCGACTTGGGAACTGTCAATCATCCAGATGGCAGTGTCAATGAAGGCCTTAAGAGATTCAAACAGCAATTAGGCGCCACAACCACCTCAGTTTTTGAACTAACTTTAAGCTTATGA
- a CDS encoding DegT/DnrJ/EryC1/StrS family aminotransferase, which produces MKALQRRFSQRDSEALQELQDLGIYIGGEPVTRFEMDYAQYCGTQFCIGTGNGLDALTIILRAEKQLGRLPENARILVPAHTYIATFLSITEAGMHPIPVDVHHLLITKDVVEKHLENVDAIVAVDIYGKLVDDEVYAFAKANHKPIYTDAAQSHGAKTSNGDRSGSRGMASAFSFYPTKNLGALGDAGAITTNDEELAVMARRMANYGRTSRFVNDMKGVNSRLDPLQASFLNNRLLFLDNDNKKRKKIAQVYMEQIENPKVKLPPADFLESNSIHVFPIFLEERDQFVAYLEDRGIQTNRHYAIPPHQQLAFKEFNDMSFPQTEYLHDSEVSLPCHPLLEDHEVQEIVIAINEYS; this is translated from the coding sequence ATCAAAGCACTACAGCGTCGTTTTTCCCAACGAGATAGCGAGGCCCTGCAAGAATTGCAGGATCTGGGTATTTACATTGGTGGTGAGCCTGTTACAAGGTTTGAAATGGATTATGCCCAATATTGTGGCACTCAATTTTGTATAGGAACCGGTAACGGACTCGATGCACTGACGATCATTCTACGTGCCGAAAAGCAGTTGGGAAGACTACCTGAAAATGCTCGTATACTCGTGCCAGCGCATACCTACATCGCCACTTTTTTAAGCATTACAGAGGCTGGCATGCATCCTATTCCCGTGGATGTCCACCATCTATTGATCACAAAGGATGTGGTAGAGAAACACCTTGAAAATGTGGATGCGATAGTGGCCGTAGATATTTATGGAAAACTGGTGGATGATGAGGTGTACGCTTTCGCGAAAGCGAACCACAAACCCATCTATACAGACGCGGCACAATCCCATGGAGCTAAAACCAGCAACGGTGATCGATCTGGAAGTCGTGGTATGGCCAGCGCATTTTCATTTTATCCCACAAAGAATCTGGGCGCTCTAGGAGATGCCGGTGCGATCACGACCAATGACGAAGAACTTGCCGTAATGGCACGTCGTATGGCTAATTATGGTAGGACCTCACGGTTTGTCAATGATATGAAAGGTGTTAACAGCAGGCTGGATCCCTTGCAGGCGTCATTTCTCAATAACAGGTTGCTGTTTCTGGATAACGACAATAAAAAACGGAAAAAGATCGCGCAGGTTTACATGGAGCAGATTGAGAATCCCAAAGTCAAACTACCTCCAGCTGATTTTCTAGAGTCTAATTCCATTCATGTGTTTCCAATTTTTCTGGAAGAAAGAGATCAATTTGTGGCCTATCTGGAAGATCGCGGCATTCAAACCAATAGGCATTATGCCATACCACCGCACCAGCAACTGGCATTTAAGGAATTCAATGACATGAGCTTCCCACAAACGGAATATCTTCATGATAGTGAGGTAAGTTTGCCCTGCCATCCTTTACTGGAAGATCATGAAGTCCAGGAAATTGTGATTGCCATAAACGAGTATTCATGA
- a CDS encoding LIC_10190 family membrane protein, whose translation MIVLLLYFIFLIGVTVPCGLLIQKIMRIQALSLLDLFWLGMALITVMAGVWCLFLPLDFKFVIVLIICVILAIWVCHDLIKLHCSSAKHFISTIATKNLVWVVICTVLVLAAGTLSGYVLDNDSYYLQTIQWLDNYGLVPGIANWHLFLAQQSGFHILESALNLEFLDLEFNDLGLFMTLAMILWSTLPSSIEETVFQKAFRNLLAMTFPLILLLGTAPSPDVLVILLSYYVIYKFLFGASEWTNVFMISVLTAMACYFKITSVLLGVFPLLMIFRLKEDRWRSTLHFCGLGLLFGGLFMAKNILASAYPLFPLTSVSLDVDWLVPVEMIRFYKDATIAQAYGISFTELNQLNGWQCFLLWIQQAGMEGLMNKGIFLLVISSVCGAFFYRHKPKIVTVLLVFVSFALIMALSSPQARFFLPFLIPATMVLLLSTFSMARNYSLGIARFAVISGVCILLLPSIIRLSTDNERMKNVPEFEHSNLLFPLQRSRYSDAFAKANINNIQYNDPTGDDFFYGTYDVPLPAAQKEYLDYFKTYYQVSPEYRGDTPVEGFRAVKN comes from the coding sequence GTGATTGTATTGCTGCTGTATTTTATTTTTTTAATTGGCGTCACCGTACCCTGCGGATTGCTCATTCAAAAAATCATGAGAATCCAGGCGTTATCACTGCTCGATCTATTCTGGTTAGGTATGGCCCTAATTACCGTCATGGCTGGCGTCTGGTGCTTGTTTCTGCCTTTGGATTTCAAGTTTGTGATCGTATTGATAATTTGTGTTATTCTCGCCATATGGGTGTGTCACGACCTGATTAAATTACACTGCTCCAGCGCGAAGCATTTTATATCAACGATTGCAACTAAGAACTTGGTTTGGGTCGTGATATGCACGGTATTGGTATTGGCAGCTGGAACGCTCTCTGGTTATGTACTCGATAACGACAGTTATTATTTGCAAACCATTCAATGGTTGGATAATTATGGATTGGTTCCTGGAATTGCGAACTGGCATCTGTTTCTGGCGCAACAAAGCGGTTTTCATATTTTGGAGTCGGCCTTAAATCTGGAATTTTTAGACCTAGAATTTAATGATCTTGGACTTTTCATGACCCTAGCGATGATTTTGTGGTCCACACTTCCCAGCAGCATTGAGGAAACAGTCTTTCAAAAGGCCTTTAGAAACTTGCTTGCTATGACATTCCCATTAATACTCTTATTGGGAACTGCTCCGTCGCCAGACGTTCTCGTCATATTGTTGTCTTATTATGTGATATATAAATTTTTGTTTGGAGCTAGCGAGTGGACCAATGTGTTTATGATTAGTGTGCTAACTGCTATGGCTTGCTATTTCAAGATAACATCTGTTTTACTCGGTGTTTTTCCATTGCTCATGATATTTAGGCTTAAAGAGGATCGATGGCGATCTACGTTGCATTTCTGTGGATTAGGTCTCCTATTTGGCGGATTGTTTATGGCAAAAAATATCCTTGCGAGTGCCTATCCCTTATTTCCGTTGACGTCTGTTTCTCTGGATGTCGACTGGCTGGTGCCTGTGGAAATGATTCGATTTTATAAGGATGCGACAATCGCGCAGGCTTATGGAATTTCCTTTACAGAATTGAATCAGCTGAATGGATGGCAGTGCTTTTTGCTCTGGATCCAGCAAGCTGGAATGGAAGGTTTGATGAATAAAGGGATTTTTCTACTGGTCATCTCTAGCGTATGTGGAGCCTTTTTTTACAGGCATAAGCCCAAAATCGTTACCGTGCTTTTGGTATTTGTGTCGTTTGCTTTGATCATGGCGTTAAGCTCGCCGCAAGCGCGATTTTTTCTTCCTTTTTTGATTCCCGCAACCATGGTGTTGTTGCTTTCGACCTTCAGCATGGCAAGGAACTATAGTTTGGGAATTGCAAGGTTCGCGGTGATTTCTGGTGTCTGTATTTTGTTGCTGCCATCCATCATTCGGCTATCAACAGATAATGAGCGCATGAAAAATGTACCTGAGTTTGAACACAGCAACTTGCTGTTTCCATTGCAGAGAAGTAGGTATAGTGACGCTTTCGCGAAAGCGAACATCAACAACATCCAGTACAACGATCCCACAGGTGATGATTTCTTTTATGGGACCTATGACGTGCCCTTGCCGGCAGCCCAGAAAGAATATCTGGATTATTTCAAAACCTATTATCAGGTCTCGCCAGAGTATCGTGGCGATACACCAGTAGAAGGTTTTAGAGCGGTGAAAAACTAG
- a CDS encoding ABC transporter ATP-binding protein, whose product MILSLKNVSKTYNNGVKALDGVTIDIHNGMFGLLGPNGAGKSSLMRTIATLQSPDSGEIHLEDLNVLEEKIEFRKTLGYLPQEFGVYPKMSAEDLLHYFASLKGITNKSERNAIVEKALEVTNLSDVKHKHVAGYSGGMKQRFGIAQLLLNDPKLIIVDEPTAGLDPAERHRFLNVLREIGTNHIVIFSTHIVDDVKELCTDMAILNGGKILAHATPKELVASLQGKIWTTVVDRENIEELQKQYNVISSSFDENNNLKVRVLAVTQPSDQFIAGAPTLEDVYFTTLSNDDLVAQPETL is encoded by the coding sequence ATGATACTAAGTTTAAAAAACGTTTCCAAAACATACAACAACGGCGTCAAGGCGCTGGATGGAGTTACTATAGATATACACAACGGCATGTTCGGCCTACTGGGACCCAACGGTGCCGGGAAATCCTCTCTAATGCGTACCATCGCGACCTTGCAAAGTCCTGATAGCGGAGAAATACATCTAGAAGACTTGAATGTTCTGGAAGAGAAAATTGAATTTCGCAAAACATTGGGGTATTTACCTCAAGAGTTTGGTGTGTATCCTAAAATGAGTGCCGAGGATCTCTTGCATTACTTCGCCAGTCTTAAAGGCATCACCAATAAATCAGAGCGCAACGCTATTGTAGAAAAAGCATTGGAGGTAACTAATCTAAGTGATGTCAAGCATAAGCATGTTGCTGGTTATTCTGGTGGTATGAAGCAACGTTTTGGTATTGCCCAATTACTGCTCAATGATCCTAAGCTTATCATTGTAGATGAACCTACCGCAGGTCTGGACCCAGCAGAAAGACACCGTTTCCTAAATGTCCTGCGAGAGATAGGAACCAATCACATTGTAATTTTCTCAACGCACATCGTGGATGATGTCAAGGAGCTTTGTACGGATATGGCAATCCTTAATGGCGGTAAAATATTAGCTCACGCAACTCCTAAAGAACTTGTTGCAAGTTTACAAGGGAAGATTTGGACCACTGTTGTAGATCGAGAAAATATTGAAGAGCTTCAAAAACAATACAATGTTATTTCTTCCAGTTTTGACGAGAACAACAACCTCAAGGTTCGAGTGCTTGCCGTAACCCAACCCAGCGATCAATTTATAGCTGGCGCTCCTACATTGGAAGATGTTTATTTCACCACATTGAGCAACGACGATTTGGTCGCACAACCTGAAACCCTATAG